In Paraflavitalea devenefica, the following are encoded in one genomic region:
- a CDS encoding glycoside hydrolase family 88/105 protein yields MNRMIVLVAAMLTVTITVQAQSIPKKKEVLKAMTLANKYFMEKWPDPGKSIITNRERPSNIWTRAVYYEGLMELYRTDKKKAYIDYAYEWGNKHKWGLRDGIRTRNADNQCCGQTYIELFLKSKDSTHIRDIKASIDLMVQSDKQDDWNWIDALQMAMPIYTRLGVIYQDTAYFRKLYDLYSFSKYKHGGNGLYNAAEGLWWRDKDFVPPYKEPNGEDCYWSRGNGWVVAALVRTMEWLPKTDPHYKEYLEDYKAMLKALLPIQRTDGFWNVSLHDSTYFGGKELTGTALFTYGMAWGINKGIIDRQTYLPVVINAWNAMVKDCLHPNGMLGYVQGTGKEPKDGQPVSYTNVPDFEDYGLGCFLLAGSEVYKLKK; encoded by the coding sequence ATGAATAGAATGATTGTTCTTGTTGCAGCAATGTTGACGGTGACTATTACAGTACAGGCACAGTCTATACCAAAGAAGAAAGAAGTGCTAAAGGCCATGACACTGGCCAATAAATACTTCATGGAAAAGTGGCCCGATCCGGGCAAGTCTATTATTACCAACCGGGAGCGTCCCAGCAATATCTGGACCCGTGCTGTGTATTATGAAGGACTGATGGAGTTGTACCGTACCGATAAAAAGAAGGCCTATATAGATTATGCCTACGAATGGGGCAACAAGCACAAATGGGGGTTGCGGGATGGTATCCGTACCCGGAATGCCGACAATCAATGTTGCGGACAAACTTATATAGAGCTATTCCTCAAAAGCAAGGATTCCACGCATATTCGCGATATCAAGGCATCTATTGATCTGATGGTGCAAAGTGATAAGCAGGACGACTGGAACTGGATCGATGCCCTGCAAATGGCGATGCCCATATATACAAGATTGGGCGTGATCTACCAGGATACTGCCTATTTCCGCAAGCTATATGACCTGTACAGCTTTTCCAAATACAAACATGGCGGCAATGGTTTGTACAATGCAGCCGAGGGATTGTGGTGGCGCGATAAGGATTTTGTACCACCCTATAAAGAGCCGAATGGAGAGGATTGCTATTGGAGCCGTGGCAATGGCTGGGTAGTGGCGGCACTGGTGCGTACGATGGAATGGTTGCCTAAAACTGATCCGCATTACAAGGAATACCTGGAAGATTATAAAGCCATGCTGAAAGCCTTATTGCCCATTCAGCGTACAGATGGTTTCTGGAATGTAAGTCTGCACGATTCCACGTATTTTGGTGGTAAAGAGCTTACCGGCACTGCCCTGTTTACCTATGGTATGGCCTGGGGTATTAATAAAGGCATTATTGACAGACAAACTTACCTGCCGGTAGTGATCAATGCCTGGAATGCCATGGTGAAAGATTGTCTGCACCCGAATGGCATGCTGGGTTATGTACAGGGTACCGGTAAAGAGCCTAAAGACGGTCAGCCGGTTAGCTATACCAATGTACCGGATTTTGAAGATTATGGGCTGGGTTGTTTCCTGCTGGCAGGATCGGAAGTGTACAAGCTGAAGAAGTAA
- a CDS encoding rhamnogalacturonan lyase family protein, whose protein sequence is MKCSLLCATRGISLRPGQHRFARLLSRKLSFFLCCLLISCALHAQYQMEYLGRGVVAVRTSSSQVYVGWRMLGTDPSGIAFNVYRGATKINVSPITGSTNVVDNVSTNDTYTVRPVIGGVEQTASAGAGVTTQTYLNVPLQIPAGGTTPSGEAYTYTANDASVGDLDGDGEYEIILKWDPTNAKDNSQSGYTGNVYIDAYKLNGTRLWRIDLGRNIRAGAHYTQFLVYDFDGDGKAEMACKTADATRDGAGTYIGSSSADYRNSSGYVLTGPEFLTVFNGQTGAAMATTNYLPARGTVSSWGDNYGNRVDRFVANVAYLDGQRPSMVFGRGYYTRLVRVAWDWRNGQLTQRWNFDSNNSGNSAYAGQGNHQVSVADIDGDGRQETINGSSAINDNGTGSWANGMGHGDALHVSDMDPDRAGLEIWQPYESPGSNGQVGAALVNAANGARLWTVAEASADVGRGLAADIDPRYKGYECWASRGGLYTCKGVQITTTKPSINFAVWWDADLSRELLDGTTISKWNYSSSSVSTLLSASGTASNNSTKATPALSADVLGDWREEVILRASDNSALRIYTTTILATNRIYTLMHDPQYRMAIAWQNTAYNQPPHPGFYLGTDMSAPPTPNIVMVGAPPPSGNSITIQENTTGFCSVDGTVDNNNAGFTGTGFANGNNAANAGVNWRITTPAAGSYNLNWRYSNGGGADRPARLLVNGSTAVASIGFPATANWTTWTNVSTNVSLPAGTVNLRLEGINATGPANIDNLVITGNNPAAVSCTGARIALSDVHAADERIRIAVYPNPSPTVFFLTAPGAFHYEAYDATGRLIEKGKGQNKVQVGTAWGAGWYLVKIIHNDKTISTKVTKQ, encoded by the coding sequence ATGAAATGTTCTCTACTGTGTGCTACACGGGGTATTAGCTTGCGCCCCGGGCAACACCGCTTTGCCAGGCTCCTCAGCCGGAAGCTATCCTTCTTTCTCTGCTGTTTATTGATCAGTTGTGCATTGCATGCCCAGTACCAGATGGAGTACCTGGGCAGAGGTGTGGTGGCTGTACGCACCAGCAGCAGCCAGGTATATGTAGGCTGGCGTATGCTGGGTACCGATCCCTCTGGTATTGCTTTCAACGTGTACCGGGGCGCTACGAAGATCAATGTTTCACCCATCACCGGTTCTACCAATGTGGTGGACAATGTGAGCACCAATGACACCTATACCGTGCGGCCGGTGATCGGTGGTGTGGAACAGACCGCTTCTGCCGGAGCAGGCGTTACTACACAGACCTACCTCAACGTGCCGCTGCAAATACCGGCTGGCGGTACCACACCCAGTGGCGAAGCCTATACCTACACTGCCAATGATGCCTCTGTAGGCGACCTGGACGGTGACGGCGAATATGAGATCATATTGAAGTGGGACCCTACCAATGCCAAAGACAATTCACAAAGCGGCTATACCGGTAATGTGTACATTGATGCCTACAAGCTCAATGGTACCCGCCTGTGGCGTATTGACCTGGGCCGTAATATCAGGGCCGGCGCGCATTACACACAGTTCCTGGTGTATGACTTTGATGGCGACGGCAAGGCCGAAATGGCCTGCAAAACAGCCGATGCTACCCGCGATGGCGCGGGCACTTATATCGGCAGTTCTTCTGCCGATTACCGCAATTCCAGCGGCTATGTGCTCACCGGACCGGAATTTCTCACGGTATTCAATGGACAAACAGGTGCAGCCATGGCTACCACCAACTACCTGCCTGCAAGAGGAACGGTATCCTCCTGGGGCGATAACTATGGTAACCGCGTAGATCGTTTTGTGGCCAATGTAGCCTACCTCGATGGTCAGCGTCCCAGCATGGTGTTTGGCCGCGGTTATTATACCCGCCTGGTGCGTGTGGCCTGGGACTGGCGCAATGGCCAGCTTACACAACGCTGGAATTTTGACAGCAACAATTCCGGCAACAGCGCCTATGCCGGCCAGGGCAATCACCAGGTAAGTGTAGCCGATATTGACGGCGACGGCAGGCAGGAAACCATCAATGGTTCCAGCGCCATCAATGATAATGGTACCGGTTCCTGGGCCAATGGTATGGGCCACGGCGATGCCCTGCATGTAAGTGATATGGACCCCGACAGGGCCGGACTGGAAATATGGCAGCCTTATGAAAGTCCGGGCAGTAATGGGCAGGTAGGCGCCGCCCTGGTGAATGCCGCCAATGGTGCAAGGTTGTGGACTGTTGCAGAGGCCAGTGCCGATGTGGGCCGCGGACTGGCAGCAGATATTGATCCGCGTTATAAAGGATATGAATGCTGGGCTTCCCGTGGCGGATTGTATACCTGTAAAGGTGTACAGATAACGACTACTAAACCCTCTATCAACTTTGCGGTATGGTGGGATGCCGATCTTTCCAGAGAACTGCTGGATGGCACCACCATTAGCAAATGGAATTACAGTTCTTCTTCTGTAAGTACGCTATTATCGGCCAGCGGCACCGCCTCCAACAATAGCACCAAGGCCACGCCGGCATTGAGTGCAGATGTATTGGGCGACTGGCGCGAAGAGGTGATCCTGCGAGCTTCTGATAACAGCGCCTTGAGAATATACACCACTACGATACTGGCCACCAATCGCATCTACACCCTCATGCACGATCCACAATACCGCATGGCCATTGCCTGGCAGAACACGGCTTACAACCAACCGCCGCATCCGGGCTTTTACCTGGGTACCGATATGAGTGCACCACCCACGCCCAATATTGTGATGGTGGGCGCACCGCCACCAAGTGGTAATAGTATTACGATACAGGAAAACACCACCGGTTTCTGCAGTGTGGATGGAACAGTAGATAATAACAATGCCGGCTTTACGGGCACTGGTTTTGCCAATGGCAATAATGCTGCCAATGCTGGTGTAAACTGGCGTATTACCACCCCTGCTGCCGGCAGCTATAACCTCAACTGGCGCTATTCCAATGGAGGTGGCGCCGACAGGCCTGCGCGATTATTGGTGAATGGCAGTACGGCTGTAGCCAGCATTGGTTTCCCGGCTACTGCCAACTGGACCACCTGGACCAATGTATCAACCAATGTTTCCCTGCCGGCTGGTACGGTGAACCTGCGCCTGGAAGGTATCAATGCTACAGGCCCCGCCAATATTGATAACCTTGTTATAACAGGCAATAACCCGGCAGCGGTGAGTTGCACCGGCGCCAGGATCGCCCTGAGCGATGTACATGCTGCGGACGAACGCATCAGGATCGCTGTGTATCCCAATCCTTCGCCCACTGTGTTTTTCTTAACAGCGCCGGGCGCTTTCCATTATGAAGCCTATGATGCAACAGGACGACTGATTGAGAAAGGGAAAGGACAAAATAAAGTACAGGTAGGAACTGCCTGGGGTGCAGGATGGTACCTGGTGAAGATTATACATAATGATAAAACCATTTCGACGAAGGTGACGAAGCAGTGA
- a CDS encoding rhamnogalacturonan lyase, protein MKKKYSLLCLLFLLAFGPLPAQRQMEWLGRGVHAAAKPDGHVFVSWRLLGTDPDNIAFNVYRKTASGKPVKLNKQPVTSSTSFEDTTADTTKSYTYFVREWIKGEEVMTSTSFTLQPGTLPYVSLPLQTPDGYSPNDASVGDLDGDGEYELILHQAGRSKDNSQAGITDPPIFQAYKMDGTLLWTINLGKNIREGAHYTQFMVYDLDGDGRAEIAMKTADGSIDAKGKVIGNSSKDWRNERGYILAGPEYLTIFDGLTGAALATTAYLPARHPSSLTPTTDELKSIWGDGYGNRMDRFLACVAYLDGVHPSLVMCRGYYTRTVLAAWDWKGGKLNSRWIFDSQQGNPAYGGQGNHNLTVADVDGDGKDEIVYGAMTIDDDGKGLYSTGLGHGDALHVTDLDPTHPGMEVFDIQERFDDAGANFRDAKTGAVLWKKASVKAGEDGEGPGRGLALDIDPRYPGYECWVAGAGITGMFDCKGNKIANNTPACNMGIWWDGDVLSEVLNGTTIDKWDYENSKTNRLLEAAQYNCVRNNGTKSNPVLSADIWGDWREEVIYRTADNKELRIFSTSIPTTHRFYTLMHDPQYRLSIAWQNVAYNQPPHTSFFMGEGMKNPPKPNIKLLAPEAGVKGIGRK, encoded by the coding sequence ATGAAAAAGAAATACTCCTTACTCTGCCTGTTATTCCTGCTTGCTTTTGGTCCGCTTCCTGCACAGCGGCAAATGGAATGGCTTGGCCGCGGTGTGCATGCTGCAGCAAAACCTGATGGACATGTTTTTGTAAGCTGGCGGCTGCTGGGCACCGATCCTGATAATATTGCTTTTAATGTGTATCGTAAGACAGCATCCGGTAAGCCTGTTAAGCTGAATAAGCAGCCGGTTACGTCTTCCACTTCCTTTGAAGATACTACTGCTGATACTACAAAGAGCTATACTTACTTTGTCAGGGAGTGGATAAAAGGAGAGGAAGTGATGACCAGTACTTCCTTCACCCTGCAACCGGGTACTTTGCCCTATGTTTCATTGCCATTGCAAACGCCCGACGGCTATTCGCCCAACGATGCGTCTGTAGGTGACCTCGATGGAGATGGTGAGTATGAGCTCATCCTGCACCAGGCAGGCCGCAGCAAAGACAACTCCCAGGCAGGCATTACTGATCCTCCCATTTTTCAGGCCTATAAGATGGATGGTACTTTATTATGGACCATCAACCTTGGTAAGAATATCCGGGAGGGCGCGCATTATACCCAGTTCATGGTGTATGACCTGGATGGTGATGGCCGGGCAGAGATTGCCATGAAAACTGCTGATGGCAGTATAGATGCCAAAGGAAAAGTGATTGGCAACTCCTCCAAAGATTGGCGCAATGAGCGTGGTTATATATTGGCAGGCCCTGAATACCTTACCATTTTTGATGGACTTACCGGCGCTGCACTGGCTACTACTGCCTATTTACCTGCCAGGCATCCTTCTTCCCTCACACCCACTACCGATGAACTGAAAAGCATTTGGGGCGATGGGTATGGCAACCGTATGGACCGCTTCCTGGCCTGTGTGGCTTACCTGGATGGCGTGCATCCCAGTCTGGTGATGTGCCGTGGTTATTATACACGTACCGTGCTGGCTGCCTGGGACTGGAAGGGAGGGAAGCTGAACTCCCGTTGGATATTCGATTCCCAGCAGGGAAATCCTGCCTATGGAGGCCAGGGCAATCACAATTTAACAGTGGCCGATGTGGATGGCGATGGTAAAGATGAAATCGTATATGGCGCTATGACGATAGATGATGATGGCAAAGGATTGTATTCAACCGGACTGGGCCATGGCGATGCCTTGCATGTAACAGACCTCGATCCCACTCATCCCGGCATGGAAGTATTCGATATACAGGAACGTTTTGATGATGCAGGCGCCAACTTCCGGGATGCTAAAACAGGGGCCGTATTATGGAAGAAAGCTTCTGTAAAAGCGGGGGAAGATGGGGAAGGTCCGGGCCGTGGACTGGCGCTGGACATTGATCCCCGTTATCCCGGTTATGAGTGCTGGGTAGCAGGCGCCGGCATTACCGGCATGTTTGACTGCAAAGGAAATAAAATAGCCAACAATACGCCGGCCTGTAACATGGGCATCTGGTGGGATGGCGATGTACTGAGCGAAGTATTGAATGGTACTACCATTGATAAATGGGATTATGAGAACAGTAAAACGAACCGCCTGCTGGAAGCGGCACAATACAATTGTGTGCGCAATAATGGCACCAAGTCAAACCCTGTGCTGAGCGCTGATATCTGGGGAGACTGGCGCGAGGAAGTGATCTACCGTACTGCGGACAATAAAGAGCTGCGCATTTTCTCTACCTCCATACCAACCACCCATCGTTTTTATACCCTGATGCATGACCCGCAATACCGGCTCAGCATTGCCTGGCAAAATGTAGCCTATAACCAACCGCCACATACCAGCTTCTTTATGGGAGAAGGCATGAAGAACCCGCCCAAACCCAATATTAAATTGCTTGCACCGGAAGCAGGAGTTAAAGGGATTGGAAGGAAATAA
- a CDS encoding rhamnogalacturonan acetylesterase yields MKTKFSKYLKAVILLLSVAGTMSFIIWQQQKPTLYIIGDSTVRNGDGKGTNQQWGWGSLLAPFFDTNAISIRNHAIGGRSSRTFINEGRWQRILDELKPGDFVLMQFGHNDAGPLDDTARARGTIRGIGEESKDIYNPITKKQEVVYTYGWYMRKYVNEAKAKGAIPIICSPVPRNNFKDGKVSRADDSYGKWARETATSTGAYFIDLNNAIADEYEKLGPDQVKTFFPADHTHTNEAGAKLNAEIVVKGVQALKDCELKKYVKK; encoded by the coding sequence ATGAAAACAAAGTTTAGCAAATACCTGAAGGCTGTTATACTGCTGCTGTCTGTAGCGGGCACCATGTCATTTATTATATGGCAGCAACAAAAACCTACCCTGTATATCATTGGAGACTCTACCGTGCGCAATGGCGATGGAAAGGGCACCAACCAGCAATGGGGCTGGGGCAGCCTGCTGGCGCCTTTCTTTGATACCAATGCCATCAGCATACGCAACCATGCCATTGGTGGCAGAAGCAGCCGCACCTTTATCAATGAAGGTCGCTGGCAGCGCATCCTCGATGAACTGAAGCCCGGTGATTTTGTGCTCATGCAGTTTGGTCATAATGATGCCGGTCCGCTCGATGATACAGCCCGTGCCCGTGGTACCATCCGGGGCATTGGTGAAGAAAGCAAGGATATCTACAATCCCATTACCAAAAAACAGGAGGTGGTATACACCTATGGCTGGTACATGCGTAAATATGTGAATGAGGCTAAGGCTAAGGGTGCTATTCCCATCATCTGTTCACCGGTGCCCCGTAATAATTTCAAAGACGGTAAAGTAAGTCGTGCAGATGATAGTTATGGCAAATGGGCCCGGGAAACGGCCACTTCCACCGGCGCTTATTTTATTGACCTCAACAATGCCATTGCAGATGAATATGAAAAGCTGGGGCCTGATCAGGTAAAGACTTTCTTTCCCGCTGATCATACCCATACCAATGAAGCCGGCGCAAAGCTGAATGCGGAGATCGTAGTGAAAGGTGTGCAGGCCCTGAAAGATTGTGAGCTGAAAAAGTATGTGAAGAAATAG
- a CDS encoding glycoside hydrolase family 2 protein, translating to MKYIATSLLLLITITVAAQRVKYNFNPGWKLQVGDIAGAEAVNYDDASWKPITLPRAWNEDDAFKKDIVDLSTGIAWYRKHFAIPATQQGQKIFLEFEGVRQAADVYVNGTHIGLHENGVTAFGYDITSLVNTGGADNVIAVRTDNSWDYREKATNTKYQWSDKNFNANYGGIPKNVYLHVTGKVYQTLPLFSNLGTTGVYIYADSFNIRGKSAVVHAASEVKNESAQPATVQYEVLIKDGQGKPVKTFAGNRSTLAPGATGILTAAAAVQGLEFWSWGYGYLYTVETLLKINGKEVDKVVTRTGFRKTAFKEGMVYLNDRVIQIKGYAQRTSNEWPAIGLSVPAWLSDYSNQLMVESNGNLVRWMHITPWKQDVESCDRVGLMQAMPAGDAERDVEGTRWTQRTQVMRDAIIYNRNNPSIIFYESGNESISEQHMAAMKAIRDQYDPHGGRAIGSREMLDSKVAEYGGEMLYINKSAHIPVWAMEYSRDEGLRKYWDDYSPPYHKDGDGPQHKGQPAPEYNRNQESHAKENIARWYEFWKERPGTGKRVSSGGVNIVFSESNTHHRGAENYRRSGEVDALRIYKENYFAHQVMWEGWVDIEKPRIHIVGHWNYTPAVTKDVYVISSADKVELFVNGKSLGFGEQSNRFLYTFKNVSWQAGTIAATGYDAQGKKIVTAEKSTAGEAYAVKLTPIVSPAGFKANGHDLALVEVEVTDAKGKRCPTALNLVHFSLEGAAEWRGGMAQGPDNYILSKDLPVECGVNRVLIRSTTQAGKVVLTAKADGLQPATLTLTTLPVMVKQGLSTQLPGDGLPSNLSKGPTPLTPSFTWKRQALTIVKATAGAHADSAFESFDDNELTEWNNGRQLSDAWIEYELSEAATVREVTLKLNNFRSRTYPIRITVDGKEIFKGNTERSLGYYTAVCTPHKGKKVRISLLGNTTTQDNNSVEVSGKKLDDGVARNDANATGTLSIIEVEIYQ from the coding sequence ATGAAATACATTGCCACTTCTCTTCTATTGCTGATCACTATTACTGTTGCTGCCCAAAGGGTAAAATACAATTTCAATCCCGGCTGGAAATTGCAGGTGGGAGATATCGCAGGTGCAGAGGCGGTTAATTATGATGATGCTTCCTGGAAGCCCATTACACTGCCGCGGGCCTGGAATGAAGATGATGCCTTTAAAAAAGATATTGTTGACCTCTCTACCGGCATAGCCTGGTACCGGAAACATTTTGCCATCCCTGCTACGCAGCAGGGACAAAAGATATTCCTGGAGTTTGAAGGAGTGCGACAGGCGGCAGATGTATATGTAAACGGCACCCATATTGGCCTGCATGAAAATGGCGTAACTGCCTTTGGTTATGATATTACCAGCCTGGTGAACACCGGTGGCGCTGATAATGTAATTGCTGTGCGTACCGACAATAGCTGGGATTATCGTGAAAAAGCCACCAATACCAAATACCAGTGGAGTGATAAGAACTTCAATGCCAATTACGGTGGTATTCCCAAAAATGTATACCTGCATGTAACAGGTAAAGTGTACCAGACTTTGCCTTTATTCTCCAACCTTGGTACAACAGGCGTATACATCTATGCCGACAGTTTTAATATCCGTGGTAAAAGCGCTGTGGTGCATGCAGCGTCGGAAGTAAAAAATGAAAGTGCGCAACCGGCCACTGTACAGTATGAAGTGCTGATCAAAGACGGGCAGGGAAAGCCGGTAAAAACTTTTGCAGGCAACCGCAGTACGCTCGCGCCAGGCGCTACCGGCATCCTGACAGCGGCGGCGGCTGTGCAGGGCCTGGAGTTCTGGAGCTGGGGATATGGATACCTGTATACAGTAGAGACCCTCCTGAAGATAAACGGAAAAGAAGTGGATAAGGTAGTCACCAGAACAGGTTTCCGGAAAACGGCTTTTAAAGAGGGCATGGTATACCTCAATGACCGGGTAATACAGATCAAGGGATATGCACAACGAACATCCAATGAATGGCCCGCGATTGGTCTGAGTGTGCCGGCCTGGCTGAGCGATTACAGCAATCAACTTATGGTGGAAAGCAATGGCAACCTGGTGCGCTGGATGCACATCACGCCCTGGAAGCAGGATGTGGAAAGCTGCGACCGGGTAGGGCTTATGCAGGCCATGCCGGCCGGTGATGCGGAAAGAGACGTGGAAGGCACGCGCTGGACGCAACGTACACAGGTGATGCGGGACGCTATTATCTATAACCGGAATAATCCCAGTATCATCTTTTACGAGTCGGGCAATGAGTCCATCAGTGAGCAGCACATGGCAGCTATGAAAGCCATCCGTGATCAGTATGATCCGCATGGCGGGAGGGCCATCGGAAGCCGGGAGATGCTGGATAGTAAGGTGGCTGAATATGGCGGCGAGATGTTGTACATCAACAAAAGCGCCCATATACCGGTGTGGGCCATGGAATATTCAAGGGATGAGGGCCTGCGTAAATACTGGGACGACTATTCGCCTCCTTATCACAAAGATGGCGATGGCCCGCAGCACAAGGGACAGCCAGCTCCGGAATACAACCGTAACCAGGAATCACACGCCAAAGAAAACATTGCACGCTGGTATGAGTTCTGGAAAGAAAGGCCGGGTACCGGCAAGCGGGTGAGCTCTGGTGGGGTGAACATTGTATTCTCTGAATCCAATACCCATCACCGTGGTGCCGAGAATTACCGCAGGAGCGGAGAAGTGGATGCCCTGCGCATTTATAAGGAAAACTATTTCGCCCACCAGGTAATGTGGGAGGGATGGGTAGATATTGAAAAGCCACGTATTCATATTGTAGGTCACTGGAATTATACGCCGGCAGTTACCAAAGATGTATATGTCATTTCCTCTGCTGATAAAGTGGAGTTATTTGTGAATGGTAAGTCATTGGGTTTTGGCGAACAAAGCAACCGGTTCCTCTATACCTTCAAAAATGTAAGCTGGCAGGCCGGCACCATTGCAGCAACAGGTTACGATGCGCAGGGAAAGAAAATAGTTACTGCCGAAAAGTCAACTGCCGGAGAGGCCTATGCAGTTAAACTGACACCGATAGTAAGCCCGGCAGGATTCAAAGCCAATGGCCATGACCTGGCATTGGTAGAGGTGGAAGTGACAGATGCAAAAGGCAAACGTTGTCCCACTGCGCTGAATTTGGTCCATTTCTCGCTCGAAGGGGCAGCCGAATGGCGTGGCGGCATGGCGCAGGGACCGGATAATTATATTCTTTCCAAAGACCTGCCGGTGGAATGTGGCGTAAACCGGGTGTTGATACGCAGCACTACGCAGGCAGGTAAAGTTGTACTAACAGCCAAAGCAGACGGTCTTCAGCCGGCGACCCTCACCCTGACCACCCTTCCGGTGATGGTGAAGCAGGGATTAAGTACGCAGTTGCCGGGCGATGGGCTTCCTTCCAACCTAAGCAAAGGACCTACGCCATTAACTCCTTCTTTTACCTGGAAGCGCCAGGCATTGACCATTGTAAAGGCAACGGCCGGGGCGCATGCCGACAGTGCTTTTGAAAGTTTTGATGATAATGAACTTACCGAGTGGAACAATGGCCGCCAATTGTCTGATGCCTGGATCGAATATGAACTGAGCGAAGCGGCAACGGTGCGGGAAGTGACCCTGAAGCTGAATAACTTCCGTAGCAGGACCTATCCTATTCGCATCACGGTAGATGGTAAGGAAATATTTAAAGGCAATACAGAAAGGTCATTAGGTTACTATACTGCTGTGTGTACGCCACACAAAGGAAAGAAAGTCAGGATAAGTTTGTTGGGTAATACCACCACTCAGGATAATAATAGTGTGGAGGTATCCGGTAAAAAGCTGGATGACGGGGTAGCCAGGAATGATGCCAACGCAACAGGCACGTTAAGCATAATAGAAGTAGAAATATATCAATAA